A stretch of Vanessa cardui chromosome 26, ilVanCard2.1, whole genome shotgun sequence DNA encodes these proteins:
- the LOC124540725 gene encoding transcription factor MafK, whose translation MPHDLKGLGVRKAIMAPLSPTPCAEISDDELVSISVRDLNRQLKMRGLTRDQIVRMKQRRRTLKNRGYAASCRIKRIEQKDELETEKSQEWHDMETMQEENTRIREEIEALRSKYDALKRFAHMKSIPLPAELDMLP comes from the exons ATGCCTCATGATTTGAAAGGCCTGGGCGTAAGGAAAGCAATAATG GCTCCCCTGTCTCCCACACCCTGCGCTGAGATCAGTGACGATGAGCTGGTCTCAATATCAGTGCGTGATCTTAATAGACAACTCAAAATGAGAGGTTTAACACGAGACCAAATAGTCAG gatgaAACAACGTCGGCGTACGCTTAAGAATCGAGGGTACGCTGCCTCGTGTCGCATCAAACGAATAGAGCAGAAAGATGAACTGGAAACTGAGAAGAGTCAG GAATGGCACGATATGGAAACAATGCAAGAGGAGAACACAAGGATCCGTGAAGAGATCGAAGCCCTGAGGAGCAAATACGACGCCTTGAAACGCTTCGCGCACATGAAGAGCATTCCATTACCAGCTGAACTCGATATGTTACCTtga